A genome region from Purpureocillium takamizusanense chromosome 8, complete sequence includes the following:
- a CDS encoding uncharacterized protein (TransMembrane:8 (i130-150o156-176i196-215o221-239i259-281o287-307i328-346o352-370i)~COG:U~EggNog:ENOG503NUY9), with amino-acid sequence MTPSAEATTSAIDAWADDSAITESPMEDDDARSRASEAWSDHSPERPLLVAPEAETWTPPPGFTWIQVAIMLNVFLNGFDGTITAATYAVISSEFDAANTASWLTTSYLVTAAAFQPLYGRVSDIFGRRVCFFVSTVTFAAGCLGCGIARDVVFLNIMRALTGFGGGGLMTMATIVNSDMIPFRKRGMYQAMQNGIFGFGAIAGASFGGTIADHIGWRWCFLLQVPISVMAFVVGWLVLRNQSGGLSLDDGLGAAWKRVDVSGALLLVAAISIQLVGLSLGGNELPWTSPWVIGSLVGSLALFAVFFRVEATTSAIPVIPLRMLKGRLPVATQIANVCAGMAAYAVRIPAYRSWSSALTSAVPIHVALVLPGRAARLGNQGWRSPRDPIVGDSYRRAGRRGRHVAMGTAHRPHALRRRPHDDRKRPGHVLWVHRSVVEVFRLHLPSKPRPGHRVSVDSLHLVGLFHAFRPRRLRVDGLPSAVPWYRMGRLHHVCHCANLAQRPLAGRFGRDTR; translated from the exons atgacgccctcggccgaggcaACCACGTCGGCTATAGACGCCTGGGCAGACGACAGCGCCATCACCGAGTCGCccatggaggacgacgacgcccgatCAAGAGCATCCGAGGCTTGGTCCGACCACTCGCCGGAGCGCCCGCTCCTGGTCGCTCCCGAGGCAGAgacgtggacgccgccgcccggcttcACCTGGATCCAGGTAGCCATCATGCTCAACGTCTTCCTCAACGGCTTCGacggcaccatcaccgccgcaACGTACGCCGTCATCAGCTCCGAGTTTGACGCCGCCAACACGGCCTCGTGGCTGACCACCTCGTACCTCgtcaccgctgccgccttccAGCCGCTCTATGGGCGCGTCTCCGACATCTTTGGCCGCCGCGTGTGCTTCTTCGTCTCGACCGTCACCTTTGCCGCCGGCTGCCTCGGCTGCGGCATCGCCCGTGATGTCGTGTTCCTCAACATCATGCGAGCGCTGACgggctttggcggcggcgggctcatgACAATGG CAACCATTGTCAACTCGGATATGATTCCGTTTCGGAAGCGCGGCATGTACCAGGCCATGCAAAACGGCATCTTTggcttcggcgccatcgcgggCGCCTCGTTTGGCGGCACAATCGCCGATCACAtcggctggcgctggtgcttTCTCCTGCAGGTTCCCATCTCCGTCATGGCCTTTGTCGTCGGCTGGCTGGTCCTCAGGAACCAGAGCGGCGGGctctcgctcgacgacggcctcggcgccgcctggaaGAGGGTCGACGTTTCGGGCGCTCTGCTGCTCGTGGCTGCCATCTCGATCCAACTCGTGGGGCTGAGtctcggcggcaacgagcTCCCATGGACGAGTCCCTGGGTGATTGGATCGCTCGTCGGGAGCCTCGCGCTCTTTGCTGTCTTCTTTCGCgtcgaggcgacgacgtctgcTATCCCCGTCATTCCCTTGCGCATGCTCAAGGGGCGTCTGCCGGTGGCCACGCAGATTGCCAACGTGTGCGCCGGCATGGCAGCGTATGCCGTGCGTATCCCAGCCTATCGATCGTGGTCATCAGCTCTGACAAGCGCAGTACCTATTCATGTTGCCCTTGTTCTTCCAGGTCGTGCTGCAAGACTCGGCAACCAAGGCTGGCGCTCGCCTCGCGATCCCATCGTTGGCGACTCCTATCGGCGGGCTGGTCGCCGGGGTCGTCATGTCGCGATGGGGACGGCTCATCGGCCTCAtgcgctgcggcgtcgtcctcatgACGATAGGAAACGCCCTGGTCACGTCCTTTGGGTTCACCGATCCGTCGTGGAAGTATTTCGTCTACATCTTCCCAGCAAAcctcggccagggcatcGTGTATCCGTCGATTCTCTTCACCTCGTTGGCCTCTTTCACGCATTCag ACCACGCCGTCTCCGCGTCGACGGTCTACCTAGTGCGGTCCCTTGGTACCGTATGGGGCGTCTCCATCACGTCTGCCATTGTGCAAACCTCGCTCAGCGTCCGCTTGCCGGACGCTTTGGGCGTGATACCAGATAA
- a CDS encoding uncharacterized protein (COG:U~EggNog:ENOG503NUY9~TransMembrane:10 (i130-150o170-192i213-234o240-258i278-300o306-326i347-368o388-406i418-436o442-462i)) — MTPSAEATTSAIDAWADDSAITESPMEDDDARSRASEAWSDHSPERPLLVAPEAETWTPPPGFTWIQVAIMLNVFLNGFDGTITAATYAVISSEFDAANTASWLTTSYLVTAAAFQPLYGRVSDIFGRRVCFFVSTVTFAAGCLGCGIARDVVFLNIMRALTGFGGGGLMTMGSSALCFAHSFLDVLTRVAATIVNSDMIPFRKRGMYQAMQNGIFGFGAIAGASFGGTIADHIGWRWCFLLQVPISVMAFVVGWLVLRNQSGGLSLDDGLGAAWKRVDVSGALLLVAAISIQLVGLSLGGNELPWTSPWVIGSLVGSLALFAVFFRVEATTSAIPVIPLRMLKGRLPVATQIANVCAGMAAYAYLFMLPLFFQVVLQDSATKAGARLAIPSLATPIGGLVAGVVMSRWGRLIGLMRCGVVLMTIGNALVTSFGFTDPSWKYFVYIFPANLGQGIVYPSILFTSLASFTHSDHAVSASTVYLVRSLGTVWGVSITSAIVQTSLSVRLPDALGVIPDKWTVGPFLYSSLPCLPCRVRGA, encoded by the exons atgacgccctcggccgaggcaACCACGTCGGCTATAGACGCCTGGGCAGACGACAGCGCCATCACCGAGTCGCccatggaggacgacgacgcccgatCAAGAGCATCCGAGGCTTGGTCCGACCACTCGCCGGAGCGCCCGCTCCTGGTCGCTCCCGAGGCAGAgacgtggacgccgccgcccggcttcACCTGGATCCAGGTAGCCATCATGCTCAACGTCTTCCTCAACGGCTTCGacggcaccatcaccgccgcaACGTACGCCGTCATCAGCTCCGAGTTTGACGCCGCCAACACGGCCTCGTGGCTGACCACCTCGTACCTCgtcaccgctgccgccttccAGCCGCTCTATGGGCGCGTCTCCGACATCTTTGGCCGCCGCGTGTGCTTCTTCGTCTCGACCGTCACCTTTGCCGCCGGCTGCCTCGGCTGCGGCATCGCCCGTGATGTCGTGTTCCTCAACATCATGCGAGCGCTGACgggctttggcggcggcgggctcatgACAATGGGTAGCTCCGCATTGTGCTTTGCCCATTCATTTTTAGACGTACTGACTCGGGTCGCAGCAACCATTGTCAACTCGGATATGATTCCGTTTCGGAAGCGCGGCATGTACCAGGCCATGCAAAACGGCATCTTTggcttcggcgccatcgcgggCGCCTCGTTTGGCGGCACAATCGCCGATCACAtcggctggcgctggtgcttTCTCCTGCAGGTTCCCATCTCCGTCATGGCCTTTGTCGTCGGCTGGCTGGTCCTCAGGAACCAGAGCGGCGGGctctcgctcgacgacggcctcggcgccgcctggaaGAGGGTCGACGTTTCGGGCGCTCTGCTGCTCGTGGCTGCCATCTCGATCCAACTCGTGGGGCTGAGtctcggcggcaacgagcTCCCATGGACGAGTCCCTGGGTGATTGGATCGCTCGTCGGGAGCCTCGCGCTCTTTGCTGTCTTCTTTCGCgtcgaggcgacgacgtctgcTATCCCCGTCATTCCCTTGCGCATGCTCAAGGGGCGTCTGCCGGTGGCCACGCAGATTGCCAACGTGTGCGCCGGCATGGCAGCGTATGCC TACCTATTCATGTTGCCCTTGTTCTTCCAGGTCGTGCTGCAAGACTCGGCAACCAAGGCTGGCGCTCGCCTCGCGATCCCATCGTTGGCGACTCCTATCGGCGGGCTGGTCGCCGGGGTCGTCATGTCGCGATGGGGACGGCTCATCGGCCTCAtgcgctgcggcgtcgtcctcatgACGATAGGAAACGCCCTGGTCACGTCCTTTGGGTTCACCGATCCGTCGTGGAAGTATTTCGTCTACATCTTCCCAGCAAAcctcggccagggcatcGTGTATCCGTCGATTCTCTTCACCTCGTTGGCCTCTTTCACGCATTCag ACCACGCCGTCTCCGCGTCGACGGTCTACCTAGTGCGGTCCCTTGGTACCGTATGGGGCGTCTCCATCACGTCTGCCATTGTGCAAACCTCGCTCAGCGTCCGCTTGCCGGACGCTTTGGGCGTGATACCAGATAAATGGACAGTAGGACCTTTTCTTTATTCGTCATTGCCTTGTCTGCCATGTAGAGTCCGAGGGGCGTGA
- a CDS encoding uncharacterized protein (EggNog:ENOG503PAPX~CAZy:GH127~SECRETED:SignalP(1-30~SECRETED:cutsite=VRS-NL~SECRETED:prob=0.4523)~COG:S~CAZy:GH146), whose amino-acid sequence MAPINELRVSLSPRLLFWVLVLGFVTMVRSNLSGAEPAGPGPGGTAPIRPFRLDQVSLGDGLFQEKRDRLKSFIKEYDERRFLVLFNNQAGRPNPNSVDVPGGWEDGGLLSGHWTGHYMTALSQAYADKGEPAFKDKLDWMVNELAACQVAITTRMNDVSPRDGDAAWVPTHPGYLGALPEDTVLRLGPPRWAVYGSSLANNTWAPWYTQHKIMRGLLDSYYNTNNSQALEVVEKMADWAYLALIIGDKNNPKYTGNLTRDDLNYMWDLYIAGEFGGANEVFPEIYQLTGDAKHLETAKAFDNRESLFGAAVDDRDILVVSPGHIPGRRRQARLHANTHVPQFIGYMSVYEHGGEREYLDAAKNFYGWVMPHRRFAHGGIGGNYPGSNDNPELFQNRDNVANAMAHDGAETCTTYNLLKLARYLFLHENDAAYMDNYERGLFNMIAGSRADTSDNSDPQVTYFQPLTPGTVRDFGNTGTCCGGTGMESHTKYQETVYFRSADGSALWVNLYVPSTLNWAARGFRIKQETGFPGEDTTKITIDGHGPLDVKLRVPGWVREGFKVAINGRPISGTKVEPGSYLTLSRAWQRGDTVTVQMPFTMRNERALDRPDTQSLMWGPVVLQIIGNATTESGYHELSLFRYLKRDGDYARAVVKQQHPTSAGDPLFKTADGLLVRPYYIGDGSPTSSYFRRVEPDVVFGTINTKVPNRKRNDGLPNYDVPVEGFPSPGTDGPSFLDVLWDQAPFATHVAFIRAVTSTLNSFVKDGVYTSKERNIIVEKALMAEKELAP is encoded by the coding sequence ATGGCCCCCATAAACGAGCTGCGTGTATCGCTGAGCCCACGCCTCCTTTTCTGGGTTTTGGTCTTGGGCTTCGTCACCATGGTCCGCAGCAACCTCTCGGGTGCGGAGCCTGCAGGCCCAGGGCCTGGAGGGACCGCACCTATCCGGCCATTCCGCCTTGATCAAGTGTCTCTCGGTGATGGCTTGTTTCAAGAGAAGCGCGACCGGCTCAAGTCGTTCATCAAGGAGTATGATGAGCGGCGCTTCCTGGTTCTCTTCAACAAccaagccggccggccgaaCCCAAACAGCGTGGACGTACCCGGCGGCTGGGAGGATGGCGGGCTGCTTAGCGGGCATTGGACCGGTCACTACATGACTGCCCTTTCCCAAGCATAcgccgacaagggcgagCCGGCCTTCAAGGACAAACTCGACTGGATGGTCAATGAGCTCGCGGCCTGTCAAGtggccatcaccaccaggATGAACGACGTTTCCCCCAGGGATGGAGACGCCGCTTGGGTCCCCACGCATCCGGGCTACCTGGGTGCGCTCCCGGAAGACACGGTCCTCCGgctcggcccgccgcggtGGGCCGTTTACGGAAGCAGTCTCGCCAACAACACTTGGGCGCCGTGGTACACGCAGCACAAGATCATGCGCGGGCTGCTGGACTCGTACTACAACACGAATAACTCCCAAGCCCTCGAGGTCGTGGAGAAGATGGCTGACTGGGCATACCTCGCGCTGATCATTGGCGACAAGAACAATCCAAAGTATACCGGCAACTTGACCAGGGACGACCTCAACTACATGTGGGACCTCTACATTGCCGGCGAGtttggcggcgccaacgaggTGTTCCCAGAGATCTACCAGCTGACCGGTGACGCCAAGCACCTGGAGACTGCCAAGGCGTTCGACAACAGGGAATCGCTCTTCGGTGCCGCCGTAGACGACCGAGACATCCTCGTCGTTTCGCCGGGTCACATCcccggtcgccgccgccaggcacGGCTCCACGCCAACACGCACGTGCCCCAGTTCATCGGCTACATGAGCGTCTACGAGCACGGCGGTGAGCGAGAATACCTGGACGCGGCCAAGAACTTCTACGGCTGGGTGATGCCGCACCGCAGGTTCGCGCACGGGGGCATCGGTGGCAACTACCCCGGGTCCAACGACAACCCGGAGCTGTTCCAGAACAGGGACAACGTTGCCAATGCCAtggcccacgacggcgccgagacgTGCACGACGTATAACCTGCTCAAGCTGGCGCGCTACCTGTTCCTTCACGAGAATGATGCCGCGTACATGGACAACTACGAGCGTGGGCTGTTCAACATGATTGCTGGGTCTCGCGCGGACACGTCCGACAATAGCGACCCGCAGGTCACCTACTTCCAGCCGCTCACCCCCGGCACCGTCCGAGACTTTGGCAACACGGGAACCTGCTGTGGGGGTACTGGGATGGAGAGCCACACAAAGTACCAAGAGACAGTCTACTTTCGCTCCGCAGACGGATCTGCGTTGTGGGTTAATCTTTATGTTCCGTCCACGCTCAACTGGGCGGCCAGAGGTTTCCGTATCAAGCAAGAGACGGGCTTTCCAGGCGAAGACACGACAAAGATCACCATTGACGGACATGGTCCGCTCGATGTCAAGTTACGGGTGCCGGGGTGGGTGCGTGAAGGTTTTAAGGTCGCTATCAACGGACGCCCAATCTCCGGCACAAAAGTAGAGCCTGGATCGTACCTTACCTTGAGTCGGGCCTGGCAGCGTGGCGACACGGTAACCGTGCAGATGCCGTTTACCATGCGGAATGAGCGCGCTCTCGACCGTCCAGACACGCAGTCTCTCATGTGGGGACCTGTCGTGCTTCAAATCATTGGCAACGCCACCACGGAGAGCGGTTACCATGAGCTGTCGCTCTTCCGCTATCTGAAGCGCGATGGGGACTACGCCCGGGCAGTGGTCAAGCAACAACACCCAACCTCGGCTGGCGATCCGCTCTTCAAGACAGCCGACGGCTTGCTTGTGCGTCCCTACTACATTGGAGACGGGAGCCCAACGTCGTCATACTTTCGTCGTGTAGAGCCAGACGTGGTCTTTGGTACGATTAACACTAAAGTGCCGAACCGGAAGCGCAACGACGGCTTGCCGAACTACGATGTGCCGGTTGAGGGTTTCCCGTCGCCGGGTACGGATGGGCCAAGCTTTCTCGACGTTCTTTGGGACCAGGCGCCTTTCGCGACGCACGTCGCGTTTATACGCGCAGTCACGTCAACTCTGAATTCGTTTGTGAAGGATGGAGTCTATACATCCAAGGAGCGGAATATTATTGTTGAGAAAGCTCTTATGGCAGAAAAGGAACTTGCTCCATAG
- a CDS encoding uncharacterized protein (MEROPS:MER0017177~COG:I~EggNog:ENOG503P0CW) has product MASVASVQVNDTNVFYRTAGPATASAPTILLLHGFPSSSHQFRNLIPLLAAKGYRVIAPDLPGFGFTTTPPSYKYTFASLAETIDGFADALRLTRFAIYIFDYGAPTGLRLALKHPEKVAAIVSQNGNAYEEGFGAEFWAPLRKYWASGAKEDRDALRGALELSVTKWQYTDGSPNAHKIQPEAWTLDQALMDRPGNKDIQLDLFYDYRTNVPLYASFHEYFRSSDVPVLAIWGKNDTIFVAPGAEAFKKDVKKIEVKLIDAGHFAIETNEQDFAKTMHAFFEKFEVFPGHK; this is encoded by the coding sequence ATGGCTTCCGTCGCTTCCGTTCAGGTCAACGACACCAACGTCTTTTACCGCACGGCCGGCCCAGCAACAGCGTCTGCGCccaccatcctcctccttcatGGCTTCCCGTCTTCCTCGCATCAGTTCCGCAACCTCATCCCCCTCCTCGCGGCAAAGGGATACCGTGTAATAGCCCCTGACCTCCCTGGCTTTGGCTTCACCACCACTCCGCCTTCCTACAAATATACTTTTGCCAGCCTCGCCGAGACCATCGACGgcttcgccgacgcgctgcgcctcACGCGGTTCGCCATCTACATCTTTGACTACGGCGCCCCGACCGGGTTGCGCCTTGCCCTCAAGCACCCAGAAAAGGTTGCCGCCATCGTGAGCCAAAACGGCAACGCCTACGAGGAGGGCTTCGGCGCCGAGTTCTGGGCCCCACTGCGCAAGTACTGGGCGTCGGGCGCAAAGGAGGACCGCGATGCGTTGCGTGGTGCTCTGGAGCTGTCTGTGACCAAGTGGCAGTACACGGACGGTTCGCCCAACGCGCACAAGATCCAGCCCGAGGCGTGGACGCTCGACCAGGCGCTCATGGACCGGCCTGGCAACAAGGACATCCAGCTGGACCTCTTTTACGACTACCGCACTAACGTGCCGCTCTATGCTTCCTTTCACGAGTACTTCCGCAGCTCAGATGTGCCCGTGCTGGCGATCTGGGGCAAGAATGACACCATTTTCGTGGCGcctggcgccgaggcgttCAAGAAGGACGTGAAAAAGATCGAGGTCAAGCTCATTGACGCGGGACACTTTGCAATTGAGACGAATGAGCAGGACTTTGCCAAAACTATGCACGCATTCTTTGAGAAATTTGAGGTATTCCCGGGTCATAAATGA